The following proteins come from a genomic window of Lolium rigidum isolate FL_2022 chromosome 5, APGP_CSIRO_Lrig_0.1, whole genome shotgun sequence:
- the LOC124652894 gene encoding probable phytol kinase 2, chloroplastic has product MWPESPLLRDAGAAVLTAGAAMAVLRLWEEVGNRALLDQKLCRKLVHISVGLVYFLMWPLFSADDVYAPFLASLVIVLNIIKVTLIGLGVVKDDGVVNSMTRNGDHRELLRGPLYYACAITLTTIIFWRTSPISIAVICNLCAGDGVADIAGRRFGHKKLPYNPDKSYAGTIAMFTAGFLASIVYMCYFHLFGFVEQTWIMVAAFGITSLAAAIVESLPVSTRLDDNLTAPIASLLIGGLVFYYIGGGGGGATGGDRSSIFAMVEMVFAGSS; this is encoded by the exons ATGTGGCCGGAGAGCCCGCTTCTCCGGGATGCCGGCGCCGCCGTGCTCACCGCAGGCGCTGCCATGGCGGTACTCCGCTTGTGGGAGGAGGTCGGCAACCGCGCCCTCCTGGACCAA AAACTCTGCAGGAAACTGGTGCACATAAGCGTTGGGCTGGTATATTTCCTTATGTGGCCTTTGTTCAG TGCAGATGATGTTTATGCTCCGTTTCTTGCTTCACTGGTCATTGTTCTCAACATCATAAAGGTGACCTTGATTGGACTTGGTGTAGTTAAAGATGATGGCGTGGTTAACTCAATGACAAGAAACGGAGACCATAG AGAGCTTCTTAGAGGCCCACTGTATTACGCATGTGCTATAACTCTCACTACTATAATCTTTTGGAGGACGTCTCCCATTTCGattgctgtcatttgcaatttgTGTGCTGGCGACG GTGTTGCTGACATAGCCGGGAGGCGATTTGGGCACAAGAAGCTCCCTTACAATCCTGACAAATCCTACGCCGGAACCATTGCAATGTTCACCGCCGGTTTCCTTGCATCGATCGT TTACATGTGCTACTTCCATCTCTTTGGGTTCGTCGAGCAGACCTGGATCATGGTCGCGGCATTCGGCATCACGTCGCTCGCCGCAGCGATTGTCGAGTCACTCCCGGTTAGCACTCGCTTGGACGATAACCTGACGGCTCCAATCGCCTCTTTACTCATTGGCGGACTGGTTTTCTActatattggtggtggtggcggcggtgccaCAGGTGGCGATAGGAGCAGCATCTTTGCAATGGTTGAGATGGTCTTCGCAGGAAGTAGCTAG